From Deinococcus sp. LM3:
GGAGCTGCAGCACCTGATCCAGCCCGGCCCGGCCCTGGAGTCCATCCAGCAGCGGACTGAAGACCGGCGCGTCGACCAGCAGGAGTGGCAGGGTGGCGACCAGGGCCGTGCCCCGCTCCCCACGGTAGGCGACGCGCAGGATCTCAGCGACCGCCTGGTCCCGCACCGCCAGCCAGTCCGGCCGCTCCGCGCTGGGCCGGGCCACGTTTAGGGCCGCCCGCCGGTCCATGACACCCGTCAGGGCTTCACGCACCGTCTGGTCCAGGGTCCGGGCGGCTAGGTAGGCCCCGGCGGCGTGGGGGTAGGTACGGCCTCCAAGGCGAACCGGGGTGCGCGCCCAGAGACTCAGGAGTTCGGTGTCCTCCCAGGTGTCTGGACGCCACGGACGGGGGGCGGGCAGGGCCGGCGGCAGCCGGGGTGGAGGCGATGGTCGGTGCGGGCGCTTCGCCAGTGTGGAGCGGCCAGAATCCGGAGGGATGGGACGCTGGGCTGGGGCGGACTCTGCGGCAGCCTGACGCAGCCCAGCCAGGGAGAGCGGATTCACGGGACCAAGCAGATCGACGTGCATCTCCCCCCACCCAGGCCGAATGACCGGGGCGCCCGCCCGCCAGGTGCCGCGCTGCAGGGCCGCCTCGGGCTGCCAGGTGCTGCCTTTGGGGACGACGAGCACGGCGACATGAACGTCACAGCCAGCTGCTTTCAGGTGCCCGAGCGTGCCAGCCTGAGTGGTCGTCATTGTGAGGGGATCCGTCGCGCGATCATCCGTGCGGGCGCGGCGTTTGACCTCGATCACGACCGGTGTCTCGCCTGCCAGGGCCAGGATATCCACGTTCGTGAAGGCGCCCAGGTTGGCGGCCGCCACGCGCTCGATGTAGGCACTTTCGATCAGAGCGGCTCCCAGAGTCTCGTCTGGCACGCTGGACCAGCGTGAGAGGTCTGGTAGGAGCGGGCCGGGCGGCAACTTGAGCCGACCTTCGGGAGTGGCGGGGCCCGGCATCAGGATGGGCGCGCCGCGCACGACGGTGGTGCGCAGGGACCAGGCGGTGAAGTCGAGGGTCTGCTCATGGGCGGTCCACTGCACGTACCGGACGCCGTGCAGGCCGCGAGTGGTGCGGGCGAGCAGTGTGGTGTCCGTGGCGCTCAACTGCACGGGAGGCACGGGGGCCAGAACCACCCAGGTCCAGTCCTTGGGCTGACGCAGGACCCGCTCCAGTGGATCTTGCCGGCGGGCGCGCCGCCGCACGGCCCAGAGGCCGAAGTGGGCGACGTGGTGGCCTTCAGCAGTGAGGGCTTGCCGGACAGCGTGTTCGGACACCAGAGCGTCCAGCGGCGCCCGGTCCTGTACAGGCAGGGCCAGGAGCGAAGCCAGGGGCAAGGGCATGCCTCATGATGTCGCACGGGCCGGGTAGGCGTGTTCGTAAGTGTGGCGGCGCGGTTCAGGCGGGTGGAAGTAGCCGCTGCCACGGGGCATGCCGGTACGGGAGTGTAAAACCGTCCCCATCTCCACCCAGTGGATGACCTCCAGCGCATACGGCTGATACAGGTGTACATCTGAGTTGACGACATGTGTGACCAGCCTGGCTTCACCCGCCGAGCAGTGCGCCCTGACCCTTCTGGATGCGTTCCTCGGCTTCCAGGGCCAGTGCTTTCAGGAAGACTTCGGCGCTCCCGCTGTACACGGCCGTCATCAATTCCCGTTCCACCGTGACCGTGTCCAGGAGCGTAGCCCGGATCGCCTGATGGATCGAAGCAACCCGGGCTGCACCGAGCTTCACGACCTGCGCGCTGCACAACAACCGCATACGGGCTATGAGGGCGTCCGCCTGCTCTTCGGAACTCAGCGACCGCAACTCCACTTCACGGGCGTGGCGGACACTCGCCACGTCCTCCTGAGCGGTCTCCTGTACGGCTGGAGGCGCTGGTGTGGCCACACCAGCAGACCGTGCCAGCCGGCTCTTCGGAGAGGCAGGTGGCACGAACCCCTCCGGATCAGGGAACCGGGTGCCGTCATCCTTCAGGACGCTCACCACGTACCCAGCGCGGTTCTGAATTCGCCCGGAGCCCCGGGCCAGCAGGTATTCCGCTTTCGCGAGGCGGTGGATCAGATCATCCCGGGCGGTGTCCTGCACCAGCCCCTGCGCGACGTTCACACCAACGCCGTGCCGCACAAGGCGGCTGAGCAGGTCCATACCGAAATTGGTGCCATCCCCGAAACGGTAGATGACCTCCTGCCGCGCACCGCTTCCCAGGTACTCCACAGCTTCGAGGTACCCGTGTTCCTGCAGTTCGGTGTGAGCTTTTTCCAGGGCCCGGCGAATCCGACTGGGCACCAGGTCCTTGAGCTTGCATTCGATACCCCAGTCCACGAGGCGCATCCGCAGGTCCATGGAGATCACCTGCGGATCGGTCGGGTCGTACCGGCGGGCGTCCAGCAGGCGGTACACGCTGCGGGTCAGGGGCCGCGCAAGTTCTCCGAGCAGCATCGGGTCCAGGGGCTTGAGGTACTTCTCCCGGACACTCTGGACGAACGCGCGGTGCAGCCGGATCCGGATGACGCTTCCCCGCCCGAGGGTCTGCTCGGCACTGTCGTACGCGAGATCGTCCACCAGCGAGAAGGTCTGCGTGGTCCAGCGGCGCTGCGTGTGGGCCCGCCACGCGTTCTGAGCGACGAACTTCGCACTGTTCAGGCGGTGCAGGCTGGCATGCAGCACCTGGTAGTACCGGCCGCCGACATCCAGTCCCGCGCTCACGAGAATCTG
This genomic window contains:
- a CDS encoding replication initiator protein A — encoded protein: MKHQVERPRPPRSGARVPALETPRRVDELNLGQLGLICVQERIPSDYTSWEVHLDVDGQPARLSCVAPSEFGGVPHGLDGDIMNGILTIFLEQGSPESGEIVTTGHQILVSAGLDVGGRYYQVLHASLHRLNSAKFVAQNAWRAHTQRRWTTQTFSLVDDLAYDSAEQTLGRGSVIRIRLHRAFVQSVREKYLKPLDPMLLGELARPLTRSVYRLLDARRYDPTDPQVISMDLRMRLVDWGIECKLKDLVPSRIRRALEKAHTELQEHGYLEAVEYLGSGARQEVIYRFGDGTNFGMDLLSRLVRHGVGVNVAQGLVQDTARDDLIHRLAKAEYLLARGSGRIQNRAGYVVSVLKDDGTRFPDPEGFVPPASPKSRLARSAGVATPAPPAVQETAQEDVASVRHAREVELRSLSSEEQADALIARMRLLCSAQVVKLGAARVASIHQAIRATLLDTVTVERELMTAVYSGSAEVFLKALALEAEERIQKGQGALLGG